One Natronomonas moolapensis 8.8.11 genomic region harbors:
- the gpmI gene encoding 2,3-bisphosphoglycerate-independent phosphoglycerate mutase, which produces MQAALVILDGWGLGDGGEGDAVSAAATPTVDHLRDAGAYGTLETHGRRVGLPDGQMGNSEVGHLNIGAGRVLKQDSTRVTDDIDAGVFADNEAIGEALSHADDGGRVHFLGLVSDGGVHSYQAHLHALIELAAEQGVEAVTHVFTDGRDTAPEGGVGFLADLEATVEANGTGHVGTVCGRYYAMDRDGNWARTKRAYDAIVEGEAPHAAASAVEAVEASYDRGETDEYVEPTLIEGAPPLSDGDAAVFFNFRADRARQLTRMLADIDPEWAVETDPPEVELVTMTEYDETFGLPVAYPPLEPERTLGEALAEAGRTQLRAAESEKYAHVTYFLNGGRETAFDGEYREIVPSPDVPTYDERPEMSAAELTDTAIDAIERGVGDGETAGPHDLDVLVLNYANPDMVGHSGDFDAAVSAVEAVDTHLARLEETVRAAGGHLFVTADHGNADDMGTPEDPHTAHTTNPVPFVYLAPDGTDGDRTVRPGGTLADIAPTLLSRIDVEVPGAMTGDHLLE; this is translated from the coding sequence ATGCAAGCCGCGCTCGTAATCCTCGACGGTTGGGGCCTCGGCGACGGTGGCGAGGGCGACGCCGTCTCGGCGGCCGCGACGCCGACCGTCGACCACCTCCGCGACGCCGGGGCGTACGGAACGCTCGAAACCCACGGCAGACGCGTCGGGCTTCCCGACGGACAGATGGGCAACAGCGAGGTCGGCCACCTCAACATCGGCGCGGGACGGGTACTCAAACAGGACTCAACGCGGGTGACGGACGACATCGACGCCGGCGTCTTCGCCGACAACGAGGCGATCGGCGAGGCGCTCTCGCACGCCGACGACGGCGGACGGGTCCACTTCCTCGGGCTCGTCAGCGACGGCGGCGTCCACTCCTATCAGGCCCACCTCCACGCGCTGATCGAACTCGCCGCAGAGCAGGGGGTCGAGGCCGTCACCCACGTCTTCACCGACGGCCGTGATACGGCCCCCGAGGGCGGGGTGGGCTTTCTCGCCGACCTCGAGGCGACGGTCGAGGCGAACGGCACCGGGCACGTCGGGACGGTCTGTGGGCGCTACTACGCGATGGACCGCGACGGGAACTGGGCGCGGACGAAGCGCGCCTACGACGCCATCGTCGAAGGTGAAGCCCCCCACGCCGCCGCATCTGCTGTCGAGGCTGTCGAGGCCTCGTACGACCGCGGCGAGACGGACGAGTACGTCGAGCCGACGCTGATCGAGGGTGCGCCCCCGCTTTCGGACGGCGACGCCGCCGTCTTCTTCAATTTCCGGGCCGATCGGGCCCGCCAACTCACCCGGATGCTCGCCGACATCGACCCCGAATGGGCCGTCGAGACCGACCCGCCCGAGGTCGAGCTCGTGACGATGACCGAGTACGACGAGACGTTCGGCCTTCCGGTCGCCTACCCGCCGCTGGAGCCCGAACGGACGCTCGGTGAAGCGCTCGCCGAGGCCGGGCGCACGCAGCTTCGGGCCGCCGAGTCCGAGAAGTACGCCCACGTCACCTACTTTCTGAACGGCGGCCGCGAGACCGCCTTCGATGGCGAATACCGCGAGATCGTTCCGAGCCCCGACGTCCCGACCTACGACGAGCGGCCGGAGATGTCGGCGGCCGAGTTAACCGACACCGCGATCGACGCGATCGAGCGCGGGGTCGGCGACGGCGAGACGGCTGGTCCCCACGACCTCGACGTCTTGGTGTTGAACTACGCCAACCCGGACATGGTCGGCCACAGCGGTGATTTCGACGCCGCGGTCTCGGCCGTCGAGGCCGTCGACACCCACCTCGCCCGCCTCGAAGAGACGGTCCGGGCGGCCGGCGGCCACCTCTTCGTGACCGCCGACCACGGCAACGCCGACGATATGGGAACGCCCGAGGACCCCCACACCGCCCACACGACGAACCCGGTGCCGTTCGTTTACCTCGCGCCGGACGGCACCGACGGCGACCGGACGGTCCGGCCGGGAGGGACGCTCGCCGACATCGCGCCGACGCTGCTGTCGCGGATCGATGTCGAGGTGCCCGGG